GTTAGAATTTTATTTCTTTCCTCTTTTCTTTTTTTAGTTTCTAAAAACTTTTTTTCATCTTCGTTGGTTTTTGCAATACATAGAATTAAGGTGTCACGATGATACTGTTGCACTTCTTCAATAGTTGTTCCATTTAAAATGATTTTGTCATGACTTACCGTAGCAATATTTGGCCTATGCATAGTTGTAAATTTTGGAGGATAGTTCCAATTTTTTATAAATAGTGTTTTCCAAAGTTCAGATGGGTGAGAAGATAATTTGAATGGAATAGAATATAATGCAGATCCAGCTGATCCATCTAATTTTGGTATTGTTACTTCATCTGTAATGATACCCAATATTTTAATAGTTTTATTATCGTGTGATATTTCTTTTTTATTTAAAATAAATTTAGGTATCTTACCTATCTTGGGCTTTTTTTTACAATCAAATAATGTTGTTATTAAATCATTAAAGTTAGTGCTGTAATTTTTTTCTGAAGATAAATCGATGGCTAATTTTCCCTGTAAAAATGTTGGAATTGAAGAAAATACGGTACCTTTTCTTAAAACAGGAATAAATTTCTTTTTGTTATGATTGGCCAGTATTTCTCCAGATATTATATCACCTTCATATCCAACACCATTTTTTCTCAGATCCGCTTTAGTTTTATAGTTTTCTGTGCATATAATAAGCACATAGTCTGCATTGGTAATTTCTGTCTCCATAAATTGTGGCAAACTATCTCCAAAATCGACATCGTATTGATCTATACGTACATTAATCCCATTTTTTATTAGTTCAGTTGCAAACTTATTAACCCATTTTTTATGATTGTCATCATCCCATGAATATGATATAAAAACTCTTGGATTTTTATTATATATATTACTCACTCCTTTATAATTATGATTAATGATTATAATAAATATTATACAAGATTTAATATTAAAACTGTAAAGTTTTTTAGTTCTCTTTATTTTTCTAAAATTTTATTTCTATATTTATTTAGGAAATACACCCAATCAGTCTGGATTATATTTGCTCCATTATCTATAATCCACTGCCAATCTTTTCCAGAATTTTCTAATCCACCATCATCTGAATGTCCAGCAGCAAAGTTAAATTCATCACTATTATCTAATTTTATTGCATTAATCCATAATAAGATCCCTTTCTCTTTTAGTTTTTTCTTAAAGGCTTGTGAATTTAGCTCATGATTTTCTTTATCAAATAAAACTTCAACAGCAACTACGTTGATATTTTCTTTTAAAAATAAATCTAAGCTTTTTTCATCTCTTACAATTGGCATAAACATCAGTTTTTTCTTAGAGTTTTTTAAAAAATTTAAAACTTTTTCTTCTGGGCCAGCTTTTATAATTACTTGATTTTCCATTTTTAATTTTGTGACTAAATCAAATATTTCAGGAAGGTAATCCCAACCTCTGTCGATATTTATTAAATAATCCCCTTTTAATTTTAATAAAATATCCTCTATTCTTTCAACACCTCTACCAGATAAGCCACCTTCAATATTTATATATTCTAGTTTTTCAATTTCTGATGAAGGTAATGTTCTTATATCAAATTCTTTTCCAAATCTTTTAAATTCTTTGCCGTTATGAAAAGCAAAAAGTACATTATCCGAAGATTTGACTACGTCAACTTCTACCATGTCTGCTCCCATTTCAAGGGCTAATTTCATTGATAAATATGTGTTATCTAAAACATTAGCTCCATAGCTTCCTCTATGTTGTGCAATTAAAAATTTTTTTTCTTTAAGTTTCTTATTTAAAAGTTCTCTCATTATTCCTCCTCATCCATATAAAAGTATTTTACAGTTAAACCCGGCACTTATAATGAAATTATGCTTTGTATTATTATAGTCTATATAATTAGTAGTGTAAAGGATCTTAATTATTTCGTAAAAGAAAGCAATATATTGTATTATTAAAGCTTTGTAGATATAGTATGGTATAAAAGTTAGTCAGTAAACTAAAAACATTATTATTGGTGTTTTATAGGCTCATAATACTTTTGCATCAAAAAAGGGAAAAAGCTGTACAATTCTACGGGAAACATAGTACTATACAGCTTTTTCTTTTCTAGTTTTTTAGTTCGTATATAATAACAAATTAATTTAGTGTTAGGGAATTATTTTAATTTGTTATACGCATGATTATAATATTAAAAACATTTTTAATAAATGTTTAGTGATAATTTCTAATTTTCGTTATTATGC
This DNA window, taken from Fusobacterium sp. DD2, encodes the following:
- a CDS encoding glycerophosphodiester phosphodiesterase family protein — encoded protein: MRELLNKKLKEKKFLIAQHRGSYGANVLDNTYLSMKLALEMGADMVEVDVVKSSDNVLFAFHNGKEFKRFGKEFDIRTLPSSEIEKLEYINIEGGLSGRGVERIEDILLKLKGDYLINIDRGWDYLPEIFDLVTKLKMENQVIIKAGPEEKVLNFLKNSKKKLMFMPIVRDEKSLDLFLKENINVVAVEVLFDKENHELNSQAFKKKLKEKGILLWINAIKLDNSDEFNFAAGHSDDGGLENSGKDWQWIIDNGANIIQTDWVYFLNKYRNKILEK
- a CDS encoding toll/interleukin-1 receptor domain-containing protein yields the protein MSNIYNKNPRVFISYSWDDDNHKKWVNKFATELIKNGINVRIDQYDVDFGDSLPQFMETEITNADYVLIICTENYKTKADLRKNGVGYEGDIISGEILANHNKKKFIPVLRKGTVFSSIPTFLQGKLAIDLSSEKNYSTNFNDLITTLFDCKKKPKIGKIPKFILNKKEISHDNKTIKILGIITDEVTIPKLDGSAGSALYSIPFKLSSHPSELWKTLFIKNWNYPPKFTTMHRPNIATVSHDKIILNGTTIEEVQQYHRDTLILCIAKTNEDEKKFLETKKRKEERNKILTNNHYQNILNKAKEIKF